The uncultured Fibrobacter sp. genome includes the window TCGTGCGGTCCGTCGGAATCTGGTTACTGCGGTACTGCACTTCGCCACTGTGGCTCATCCACGGAATCGACACGCCAAGCTTTGTAGACCAGGTCGGCTTGATAGAGAAATGCGGCGTAAAGGTCAACCCCGAAAAATTCTGGCCGACACTGTACTTGGTAAAGACCTCAGTTTCAAGATATCCGCCCGAAACACCCTGGCCAATCCACTTGATACCATCTCCGGAGCCGCCCCCCGAGCCACCGGCGCCACAACCGCCAATAGACTCCCACGGAGTCGCCACCTCGACAGGAGAATTGAAGCCGGCATAAAAAGCAACGCCTGCGAGAGCCGCCACGGCAGCCCCCGACAAAATCCCGCTAAACAAATTCTTCTTCATCATTTACCTCACGGGAGTTCAAGCAAGTAACCGTAATTCGTTCCGGCCGCTAGGAAACGACCATCGGGCGAACGCCCACCAATCATGGGGACAGGAGCAATTTCAACCACATCGCCAACCCAGGCAAACGCAAGGTCCGAGGGAGCCCCCGACACAAGCGAAATTTCGCGCATCGCCGTACGGCCGGCACTACCGTCCTGCACAGAGGGGTTCGACAAATCGTTTCTGTTCAAGAACGGAGAACCCTGCGGGAATTCAGTCCATTCCACAAAGAGACGCCCCCTATAGCTAAACCAATGAGGTTGCACGGGTTCTGACATCATCGTCGACGTCTTTTCGATTTCAATCGGATTGGAATTGCCGGACAGTTCCTGTACGAATGACCTCCAGCCCAACATGGATGGTTCAATTACGTTATACACCACGAAATGACCATCCGGAGAAATAAGCGGACTGTCCATCATCCAGTCATCGACACCCGAAGGCTTCTTGAGAATTTTAGCCTTCTTGAGTCCACCGTTTGCAAAATCCACAAAAACAATCTGGTCCTTCTTGTTCACGTAAACGAGACGCACCTGTTTCGTACCGAAGAAACCTTCCACGGTAGCGTCCGTTGCACCTGTATCGGGTTCAGCCCCCGATTCCACCCACAGGTGAGGCGTCGCAAGTTCGCTAATATCCTTGTCGTAGAAGAAAAACTTTTTCTTGTCGGACATGCGGACCGCGAACATGCCGTAATCCAGATCGCTTTCCTTGCAGCCCTTTCCGCCCTTGGAATTGAAGGCCCGCAGCGCAACGATATAACCAGGATGCGTACTCCATTCCGGATCCTGGAAAAGACAATCCCCCGCGTCGGTATCGCGCATCAGGTACCAGAGGACATTCCCCGCCGTATCGGAAACGGAAAGGCGGTCATGCTGAATCACCTTCGAAAGCGTATAGATAGAATCCGGGGCTTTCACGCACAGCGTTCCGCTAAAATTCAGCCACAGCATCGATGCAGGATAGTTGACCGTATCCTGAGACACCGACGGATTGCAAATCTGCTTGCATCCCTTAGGTATATTGAGGTTCACAGGATAGAGCGTTCCGATTTCCGAAGCGTCCCTAGAACTCGACGAAACGCTATCCGATGCGACAAACTGTTCCGGCTCGTAGACACAAGCAGAAAGCGCAAGCAGCAAAGACAAGGTAACTATTTTCTTATAACGCATTATCCGAAATATACTAAAACTTCGCATGCCTTACGTGGTAAAAATAGATGCCCACTATCACTGAAATCGTAATAACCCAGCTTATCGGATAAACCACCATCAACGAAGTAAAGGATTTATACCTGGGGAAAACGAAAAACACCCAAAGGATTCGAAAACCGCACACCCCCGCCATACACGTAAGCGCGGGGGCAAGAGACTTGCCCATTCCCGAAAGTGCCCCGGAAAACACATCCAGGAAAACGTTGATAAACAGAAGCCCGACCACCACATACATGCGGATGGATGCGATTTCGATAATTTCGGCATTCGACGTAAACACCGAAAGCAACGGGTAGGCAAAAATGCAACAAAGGGCACTCAGCACAATGGTGGACAAGCATCCCAACAGAAGAGTCCAGCGAACGCTTCGGCGACAGCGTTCCATATTCTTTGCGCCATAGTTTTGCCCGACAAAGGTGACGCACGCCTGGGAAAAGGAACTCAGCCAGTAATACACCACGAATTCGTAATTGAGTGCCGCCGCAGACGCCGCCACCGTCAAGGAACCGAGGCTATTGATGGCCGATTGCAGACACACGTTGCTAAACGAGAACACGACGCCCCGAAGCCCCGACGGAAGCCCCACGCGCATAATGCGGCTAAGGAACAGCGGCGTGATTCGAAGCTTCCAGAATTCCAGCTTGAAAGGCCCCACCTCGTGCAGCAAAAAATAGAACAAAGTAATTCCGCTGATAGCCGTAGCAAAGACCGTCGCAATCGCAACCCCGGACACCCCCATGTCAAAGCCCGCTACAAG containing:
- a CDS encoding MATE family efflux transporter; this translates as MAKTNVDMLNGPLGRKILWFAVPIALSSIFQQLFNLTDIAVVGQFAGDKALAAVGANTFVINLLINLFVGISVGANVVVAHSIGERSYRSVTRSVHTSVMVSFFSGIFLSFVGVFFARPILSAISTPSDIFDNAVLYLQIYFVGMPFAMVYNFIAAILRGKGDTKRPLYVLMVAGAVNVVLNLILVAGFDMGVSGVAIATVFATAISGITLFYFLLHEVGPFKLEFWKLRITPLFLSRIMRVGLPSGLRGVVFSFSNVCLQSAINSLGSLTVAASAAALNYEFVVYYWLSSFSQACVTFVGQNYGAKNMERCRRSVRWTLLLGCLSTIVLSALCCIFAYPLLSVFTSNAEIIEIASIRMYVVVGLLFINVFLDVFSGALSGMGKSLAPALTCMAGVCGFRILWVFFVFPRYKSFTSLMVVYPISWVITISVIVGIYFYHVRHAKF